The Festucalex cinctus isolate MCC-2025b chromosome 10, RoL_Fcin_1.0, whole genome shotgun sequence region atcagagggtgctagaactgaacaaatggaaaacaacctgacttttttttttttttttttaacagatgtgctgcttttaatatcgtgacatgatgacaacgatatatcgtggcagttttaatatcacaatatcgtgatattgccgttattgttacatccctaatatatatatatatatatatatatatatatatatatatatatatatatatatatatatattacatgacTTTACCTTTGGTGATTGCTTAATTGTTTCACCATTGGATTCCATGAACATATACATTTGCCCTTGAAAAagaactatttttgttttttaactattttaaaaacGTCCTAATTATGTCCTGGattttaacatttaacaataaaaaaaggaaacctcatgaaaacatttcaaggtcatgaataataattcaaatttaGCAATGCCATcatacatccattttttttacatttttttttttttttttaaatatttattagcaaTATTAGCCGTGTACTTGCCCGGTATTGGAGCAATACCCAAATATGCAGTTGTACACACCAAGATTTACTTGTCATAAAATGCAATTGATAAAAGAATGGAAGAaatcaaaagaagaaagaaagatgaagagaACGTGTCgagcaaacatttgaaaataaatccaCACTCTTTTTGCTTTTTGTCATTTCAGAATTGGGGAAGGTGAGACGAAACTGCACCGAGTTTGGCTGGTCCGAGACGTTTCCTCACTACGTTGACGCTTGCTTGTACGAAGACGGAAACGTCACTCGTCCGGTTCGTACGCACAAATCCGAACGCGACGTTCGCGTCAAACTTCCGTTGCGGAACGCAATCgtgacatttttctccaaaacgAATTCCATGGATTTTTGTTCCTCCTTTGCCAAAAGCAGGACACGTACTACGTGTCAGTGAAGGCGCTCTACACGGTCGGATACAGTACGTCGTTGGTGTCCCTCGCCACAGCCGTGGTCATCTTGTGCAGGTTCAGGTGAGAGCACATCCGACGTGCCGTCCGGGAGGAGAAATCATCAAGATTCTTTCTTCATCATGATGcagtagccattttttttcccgtttatTTCTTCCAACGTCGTCTTTATTTCGATGTTGTTTTGTCGCATGTCGACGTCGCCctcgtctgttttttttctccgcagGAAGCTGCGCTGCACGAGGAACTTCATCCACATGAACCTTTTTGCGTCGTTCATCTTGAGAGCCATTTCCGTCTTCATCAAAGATGGCGTCCTGTACGCCACGGAGGACAGCGAGCACTGCTTCATCCACACGGTGAATCAACAAAATCGTGTTCGGGGTgcctcataaaaaaaactagaaaaaagaaaaaaaacatctctccGCCATGACACGACGTGTCCTTTTCTTTCCCgcgctgaagttggaatgccgAGCGGTGATGGTGTTCTTCCATTACTGCGTCCTCTGCAACTATTTCTGGCTCTTCATCGAGGGTCTTTATCTCTTCACTTTGCTGGTGGAGACTTTCTTCCCGGAGAAAAGATTCTTCTACTGGTACATCGTCATCGGCTGGGGTGAGGCCGATGTGACGTCACCGACGCAAAAGATGCTGCGGGGTCGCCTAAACGAACACGTCCCGCCGCAGGGTTGGCTGGAAAGGATCCGGTTGgcgtcaaacattggaaaggaaaatattcaagaactgaaattgtaaaaacgtgaaTAAACTTACAATTACAAAcgccaaaatatattgtataaATCATCAAATACATTGACAAAattataaatacacaaaataattgtctcagatgtgacaaatattgttaatgtgttcctattatcattaagactttttttttgttattgtgattgattttttagcagctcaaaaagaaaccaaaccgaagctttttttttttttttttattgacagaatacaaatgaacaattctgtaACAAATCTTATtacaaatacataatatatacaaACACTCAGACAATCCAGTTCAATTttgcatcaaaaatgaaataaaaaaacttccttagcgctgctgtactgacgtcaccggcatctatttttatttttatttttccactcttaaagtatcatgtttttatattttgggGTTTACTTACATTTTTAGAATTTGTTTAATCCataaattgtgttattttgaacaattgtaaacggacaatttccggacaatcctgtaagcgtgacgtcatctgcaggcgacccccGACACAATGTGGCAGCCCTGATCACACGTTCTGACGTTTGTTCTGTTGGATGACAGGAACGCCGACCTTGTGTGTCGCCATCTGGGCGGTGCTGAGGCTGCATTTCGATGATCTCGGGTAAGGAGAAGAAACATTCAAACTCTtgactgtttatttttgtatcgtCATGATTTGATCATCTTTCAGCTGCTGGGACATGAATGACAATGCCGCCATCTGGTGGGTGATCAAGGGACCCGTGTTGGCTTCGATTATggtgcgtttttctttttttgtcaacaggaTGTCAAtgaagctgtttttttattgattttgtttgtttgttttctaataGATCAACTTTGTACTCTTCATTGGCATCATCGTCATCCTCGTCCAGAAATTGCAATCACCGGATATTGGAGGAAATGAATCGAGCATTTACCTGTAAGTGCTGAATTTACTGAGACGATTATTAAAAGCACGTTGAGGAACCTCAATTAATGAAGGTGTGATGATGTAATGTGATTGACCACACAGCCAAAATTGGAATGCTCAAATTTCAAGGTTGCATTTTTGGGGGAGTTGATTTGAACTCCTAAACAGTTTCGATGAACTCTGcaaagttgacttgacttgacttgaatgaATGTCAGTAAGTGAGCGAGCAAACgtgaaacgttttttttctgtgtgtgtgcgtgttgttgCAGGAGGTTGGCGCGTTCCACGCTGCTGCTCATTCCTCTGTTTGGGATCCACTACACCGTGTTTGCCTTCTCGCCCGAGAACGTCAGCAAGCGAGAGCGTCTCGTCTTTGAGCTCGGCTTGGGATCCTTCCAGGTAGAAGCCGACTTCCGCCTGTTTTGCTTCCAAATCCGTTTGCCGGCTAACGTTTGCCACGAATGCCGAAACGGGAAACGAGAAACAAGCCAACGACTCGTGACACAATTCTAGCATTGCTTATTCCAGATTTTTCATATCGCTGTGCGTGTGAGATGCGAATATGAGTATGTGTCATCTTTAAAATATGAACATGTTTGACATCTGTgtcgttttttaagggtttCGTAGTCGCTGTCCTCTACTGCTTTCTGAATGGAGAAGTAAGTCACTCATTCCTTatgaactcatttgttcccaaaaacgtataaatacgttctacatTAAATATTACcaagctcccaaagacgtatttatccgttttttttttatgttttgttttgtttttttaatgctagagcatacagaaggctttgatgcagcttctgaactgAATAGAATGCAATGGtagaagcaatggtagttatgacaaaaacggccatcgggtggcagcagagtataagagatcaaccagggccatgttgcaaaaagctcttttccacactcttttaaacagatttgtgaataatgatgaaacttagatatattctcatgctaatgcagcaattagcatgagaatatatctaagtttcatcgatattcacattccgggtgaaaacactgtcaaaaagagcttgttgcaacatggccctggttgatctcttatactctgcttccacctgccgGCCGTcaatttctgtctgtttccgttttgcagcaattagccttagaatatagctaagtttcatcattattcacacatctgcttgttttcatcatggcccaggttgatctcttatactctgctgtcacctgctggccgttttttgtaattactaccatttttttttggtcaccctttctctgcagttgagaggctgtatcaaagccttctttatgctctagcattaaaaacattttttttttttttaaacgtataaa contains the following coding sequences:
- the adcyap1r1b gene encoding pituitary adenylate cyclase-activating polypeptide type I receptor isoform X2; this encodes MLSAHLNALVGAFVLLQRLVSCQQVPSNCVIKREEEKCLEMMTLDEDADHPQFGCPWMWDNLTCWQPASIGDVVEVNCPELFSQFMSEDDYELGKVRRNCTEFGWSETFPHYVDACLYEDGNVTRPDTYYVSVKALYTVGYSTSLVSLATAVVILCRFRKLRCTRNFIHMNLFASFILRAISVFIKDGVLYATEDSEHCFIHTLECRAVMVFFHYCVLCNYFWLFIEGLYLFTLLVETFFPEKRFFYWYIVIGWGTPTLCVAIWAVLRLHFDDLGCWDMNDNAAIWWVIKGPVLASIMINFVLFIGIIVILVQKLQSPDIGGNESSIYLRLARSTLLLIPLFGIHYTVFAFSPENVSKRERLVFELGLGSFQGFVVAVLYCFLNGEVQSEMKRKWRSWTVNRYFAADLKHRHPSLASSGVNGGTQLSILSKSSSQIRMSGLQAETLAT
- the adcyap1r1b gene encoding pituitary adenylate cyclase-activating polypeptide type I receptor isoform X1, whose protein sequence is MLSAHLNALVGAFVLLQRLVSCQQVPSNCVIKREEEKCLEMMTLDEDADHPQFGCPWMWDNLTCWQPASIGDVVEVNCPELFSQFMSEDDYELGKVRRNCTEFGWSETFPHYVDACLYEDGNVTRPQDTYYVSVKALYTVGYSTSLVSLATAVVILCRFRKLRCTRNFIHMNLFASFILRAISVFIKDGVLYATEDSEHCFIHTLECRAVMVFFHYCVLCNYFWLFIEGLYLFTLLVETFFPEKRFFYWYIVIGWGTPTLCVAIWAVLRLHFDDLGCWDMNDNAAIWWVIKGPVLASIMINFVLFIGIIVILVQKLQSPDIGGNESSIYLRLARSTLLLIPLFGIHYTVFAFSPENVSKRERLVFELGLGSFQGFVVAVLYCFLNGEVQSEMKRKWRSWTVNRYFAADLKHRHPSLASSGVNGGTQLSILSKSSSQIRMSGLQAETLAT